From the Danaus plexippus chromosome 5, MEX_DaPlex, whole genome shotgun sequence genome, one window contains:
- the LOC116768990 gene encoding uncharacterized protein LOC116768990 has translation MAYHPPSGPPPYYGYPPPPSTAPGAFTYVPAPVMMPMYPESNNPTYVTNYIYPPQPAPEPPIVIDNIESDVIDWVPSTPHEAHSLYGRAFLAGREGWDNSPLWAIRAHYNGNLVPGKLAIKHRAAYIPFGGREVPVHNFEVLCAPQIAVKWVPMSHGQVPSGGIIAGNTQDAEPLYLARVRHKGSLTPGKVQPSNSCCSISYGGVEISFAQYEVLCYEEGYN, from the exons ATGGCTTATC atCCTCCTAGTGGGCCTCCTCCATACTATGGGTACCCGCCACCCCCAAGCACAGCCCCCGGGGCGTTTACGTACGTTCCAGCCCCCGTTATGATGCCGATGTACCCTGAAAGTAACAATCCTACCTACGTGACTAATTACATTTATCCCCCGCAACCAGCGCCCGAACCTCCTATAGTTATTGATA atattgaAAGTGACGTCATCGATTGGGTGCCTTCTACACCTCACGAGGCGCATTCCCTGTACGGCAGGGCCTTTCTGGCTGGCAGAGAAGGTTGGGATAACAGCCCCTTGTGGGCCATCAGAGCCCACTACAACGGGAACCTCGTGCCTGGAAAATTAGCCATTAAACATCGAGCGGCCTACATTCCTTTTGGTGGCAGAGAGGTTCCAGTACATAACTTTGAG gtgtTGTGCGCACCACAAATCGCTGTAAAATGGGTGCCCATGAGCCACGGTCAAGTGCCGTCGGGAGGCATCATAGCTGGGAACACTCAAGACGCTGAACCTCTCTACCTCGCCAGAGTGAGACACAAGGGCTCTCTGACACCTGGCAAG GTTCAGCCCAGCAACTCGTGTTGTTCCATATCTTACGGTGGGGTTGAAATATCCTTCGCACAGTACGAAGTTTTATGTTACGAGGaaggttataattaa
- the LOC116769245 gene encoding uncharacterized protein LOC116769245, giving the protein MFYFYFRGFSIICSIFGLSKPLVSSQPDYNPSIFSWRTLWSLVVVASLIIFSVFQMKIDMNSIVDSIHSEISYTNNVIVSVIIILNNITNWEKIYRMYDVFDKVNRELKLRPNSIKMMSLKLYVWFFIELSLLSIFAILEITYVVQPYVIIIRIPVFLSIFHLIVHLSLMLSVLKVINFNMLELLKKNSTDDVVIYSYETTTGAVSYIFNYNIYFPYVKSDIVIDLKILCKIYDDLCSCLQLLEKCHGVDFIYCSIYEHILKVLLTIWLMFTNAVAAVTIITKNETTEPSLEIIKAVEVILWFCVGCFIDEQMTQEVEYTQLLVIKNLINFKCDKNRKEVLNTFNTVINSNRLQFRACNLYRMNYGTILGTVVSVITYSIIAVQLL; this is encoded by the exons atgttttatttctacttcAGAGGCTTTAGCATTATTTGTTCTATTTTTGGCTTGTCTAAACCTCTTGTATCATCACAACCAGATTATAATCCATCAATTTTCTCATGGAGAACATTATGGTCGTTAGTTGTTGTTGcgtctttaataatatttagtgtgtttcaaatgaaaatagatATGAATTCCATCGTAGATTCAATACACAGTGAAATATCGTACACAAACAACGTTATTGTTAgcgttataattattctaaacAACATTACCAACTGggagaaaatatatagaatgtaTGACGTATTTGACAAGGTTAACCGTGAACTGAAATTAAGAccaaatagtataaaaatgatGTCATTAAAGTTGTATGTATGGTTTTTTATTGAACTGTCCTTATTATCGATATTTGCTATTCTTGAAATTACATACGTCGTTCAACCATATGTTATAATCATTCGGATACcagtttttctttccatattCCATTTAATAGTACATTTATCATTAATGTTATCGgttttgaaagttattaattttaatatgctagaacttctaaaaaaaaatagcacaGATGACGTTGTAATATATAGCTATGAAACAACAACAGGCGCTGTGTCATATATATTCaactacaatatttattttccttatgtGAAGTCTGATattgttattgatttaaaaattctttgtaaaatatacgATGATCTGTGCAGCTGTTTgcaattattagaaaaatgtcATGGAGTTGAT tttatttactgtagcatatatgaacatattttgaAGGTCCTATTAACTATTTGGTTAATGTTTACAAATGCTGTTGCTGCAGTAACTATAATTACTAAAAACGAG ACGACAGAGCCATCTTTAGAGATAATAAAGGCTGTTGAAGTTATATTATGGTTTTGTGTTGGATGCTTCATAGACGAGCAAATGACTCAAGAGGTCGAATACACGCAACtgctagtaataaaaaatttaattaatttcaaatgcg acaaGAACAGAAAAGAAGTACtgaatacttttaatacaGTGATAAATTCAAATCGCCTACAATTCCGTGCATGCAATCTCTATCGTATGAATTATGGGACGATCCTTGGGACTGTTGTTAGCGTCATCACTTACAGTATTATAGCGGTTCAACTGTTGTAA